The following proteins are co-located in the Nocardia sp. XZ_19_385 genome:
- a CDS encoding TetR/AcrR family transcriptional regulator → METAALPLGLPRPERGDAARNRRHLLDVARQMVAESGVEHLTMDGLAERAGLGKGTVFRRFRTRAGIFHALLDEDEKAFQQSVLSGPPPLGPGADPVTRLIAFGRARIDFLFAHAAIARASLDANQSVPVGTATISQFHVRMLLGRADIGVPDLDTLAVQLTAALEAPILLYLHTPAGADTNRIRHLADGWQTLIERTCAALR, encoded by the coding sequence ATGGAGACGGCCGCACTACCGCTGGGCCTGCCGCGCCCCGAGCGCGGTGACGCCGCCCGCAACCGCAGACATCTGCTGGACGTCGCACGGCAGATGGTCGCCGAATCGGGCGTGGAGCACCTCACCATGGACGGACTGGCCGAACGGGCCGGACTCGGAAAAGGCACCGTTTTCCGCCGCTTCCGCACCCGGGCGGGCATCTTCCACGCCCTGCTCGACGAGGACGAGAAAGCATTCCAGCAGTCCGTGCTGTCCGGCCCGCCGCCGCTGGGGCCCGGCGCCGACCCGGTCACCCGCCTGATCGCCTTCGGTCGCGCCCGCATCGATTTCCTGTTCGCCCACGCCGCGATCGCCCGCGCCTCCCTCGACGCCAACCAGTCGGTTCCCGTCGGCACGGCCACGATCTCCCAGTTTCACGTCCGCATGCTGCTCGGCCGCGCCGACATCGGCGTCCCCGACCTGGACACCCTCGCAGTCCAGCTCACCGCAGCCCTCGAAGCTCCGATCCTGCTCTACCTCCACACCCCGGCGGGCGCGGACACGAACCGGATCCGGCACCTGGCCGACGGATGGCAAACGCTGATCGAACGCACCTGCGCCGCGCTCCGATGA
- a CDS encoding BTAD domain-containing putative transcriptional regulator, producing the protein MRFGVLGPLAVWTSEGRPVRVAELKVRILLAHLLVSAGEVVPADRLIDDMWGDKLPANPSGALQTRVSQLRRALEDAEPGGRDLIVSRAPGYALSPAATVDATRFQQLINDAARTADPGAVARMLGDALTLWRGPALADFADEEFARPVIARLDEQRLTATELRAEARLELGEHGLLADELSDLVTRHPMRERLRAAHLRALYRAGRQGEALASFHDLRTRLAEELGVDPGPELAALHQAILEQDNTLGPAQAVRARTNLPAPVNELIGRDAALAEVRDLLAEARLVTLTGPGGVGKTRLAIESARTVSSGFPDGTWLVELAVAGPSTRVSDAVLAALELRDDTVTVGDRLPETLRDRRMLLVLDNCEHVIEQVAALSAELLRAAPGLRILATSQEPLDISGERLFVVPPLDLESAAVELFVARTVAAVPGFRLDAGNAAAIASICRRLDGIPLALELAASRVRALGVHELDRRLHDRFRLLGSGPRDAPPRQRTLRAMIDWSWELLSEPERMVLRRLAIHADGGTLDAVEAACGPDALDPLTRLVDRSLLTFSGTDEPRYRMLESVAAYGIERLREADEFDEVRHRYREYYTEFAERADAHLRGPEQRRWLRRLDAEAPNLRAALDHSDPETGGRLVDALAWYWVLRGRLGEGVRAFSAFPSNRPAMLWRAGFARRLGEHSDEPVTPTGQPENARAEWFVAFAQSLIGEREDETPAVRSLSNFRATGNQWGIAAALVTRAQHALIRSDLTALAEYGEQSMALFTELGDRWGQVQATQMLGRHAEIVGDYDRARRLHRAGLRMAEELELWTELSDKLSALGRIALLTGDLAHADELHRRAMRLAAEHGYQLGEEFAELGLAIAARRRGDLDAAETHLRRWLPWEGQLDSDFGIAFIMAELGFIAELRGDAQAARTLHLSGLSAARQTGDPRAVALALEGLAGAEALTGRPEAAAQLLGAAERTRIAVGAPLPGAERGDVERIMALVRAELSETAFEAAFRKGADDPAATIPEEI; encoded by the coding sequence ATGCGTTTCGGGGTGCTCGGTCCACTCGCCGTGTGGACATCGGAAGGGCGCCCGGTCCGGGTCGCGGAGCTGAAGGTCCGAATCCTGCTCGCCCATCTGCTGGTCAGTGCGGGTGAGGTGGTTCCGGCAGACCGGCTGATCGACGACATGTGGGGTGACAAACTCCCGGCCAACCCGTCGGGGGCGCTGCAGACCCGCGTGTCGCAGCTGCGGCGCGCGCTCGAGGACGCCGAGCCCGGCGGCCGGGACCTCATCGTCTCCCGTGCCCCCGGCTACGCGCTGTCACCGGCCGCGACAGTGGATGCCACCCGCTTCCAGCAGTTGATCAACGATGCCGCACGAACGGCCGACCCGGGTGCGGTCGCACGGATGCTCGGCGACGCGCTGACCCTCTGGCGCGGCCCGGCCCTGGCCGATTTCGCCGACGAGGAATTCGCGCGTCCGGTTATCGCCCGCCTCGACGAGCAACGGTTGACTGCCACGGAACTGCGCGCCGAAGCTCGGCTGGAACTGGGCGAGCACGGGTTACTCGCGGACGAGCTGAGCGATCTGGTCACCCGGCATCCGATGCGCGAACGGCTCCGTGCCGCCCACTTGCGCGCGCTGTACCGCGCGGGCCGCCAGGGCGAGGCCCTGGCCAGCTTCCATGATCTGCGCACCCGCCTGGCGGAGGAGCTCGGCGTGGATCCCGGTCCGGAGCTGGCCGCATTGCATCAGGCCATCCTGGAACAGGACAACACGCTGGGCCCGGCGCAAGCCGTTCGCGCCCGGACGAACCTACCGGCCCCGGTGAACGAACTGATCGGCCGGGATGCCGCCCTGGCGGAGGTGCGTGATCTGCTGGCCGAGGCTCGGCTGGTCACGCTGACCGGGCCTGGCGGTGTCGGCAAGACCCGGCTGGCCATCGAATCCGCGCGCACGGTGTCCAGCGGATTCCCCGACGGGACTTGGCTGGTGGAGCTGGCCGTGGCAGGCCCGAGCACCCGGGTCTCCGACGCCGTTCTGGCCGCGCTCGAACTGCGCGACGACACAGTCACCGTGGGCGACCGGCTGCCGGAGACCCTGCGGGACCGCCGCATGCTGCTGGTGTTGGACAACTGCGAGCACGTGATCGAGCAGGTGGCCGCACTCAGCGCCGAGTTACTGCGGGCGGCGCCTGGGCTGCGCATCCTCGCGACCAGCCAGGAGCCCCTCGACATCAGCGGCGAGCGGCTGTTCGTGGTGCCGCCGCTCGATCTCGAGTCGGCGGCAGTGGAGCTGTTCGTCGCGCGAACGGTCGCGGCGGTACCAGGCTTTCGCCTCGACGCCGGCAACGCCGCCGCGATCGCCTCGATCTGCCGGCGGTTGGACGGCATTCCGCTCGCCCTGGAACTGGCGGCGAGCCGGGTGCGGGCGCTGGGGGTGCACGAGCTGGACCGGCGGTTACACGACCGGTTCCGGCTACTGGGTTCGGGGCCGCGCGATGCGCCGCCACGGCAACGGACGCTGCGCGCCATGATCGACTGGAGCTGGGAGCTGCTCAGCGAGCCCGAGCGAATGGTATTGCGCCGTTTGGCGATTCACGCGGATGGCGGCACCCTGGACGCGGTCGAGGCGGCTTGTGGTCCCGATGCCCTCGACCCGCTCACCCGGCTGGTCGATCGGTCGCTGCTGACCTTCTCCGGCACCGACGAGCCGCGCTATCGGATGCTCGAATCCGTGGCCGCCTACGGCATCGAGCGACTTCGGGAAGCCGATGAGTTCGACGAGGTCCGGCATCGGTACCGCGAGTACTACACCGAGTTCGCCGAGCGCGCCGACGCCCATCTCCGCGGCCCGGAACAGCGACGCTGGCTGCGCCGCTTGGACGCCGAGGCCCCCAACCTGCGGGCCGCGCTCGACCATTCCGACCCCGAAACCGGTGGCCGGCTCGTCGACGCTCTGGCCTGGTACTGGGTATTGCGCGGGCGTCTCGGCGAGGGCGTTCGAGCATTCTCGGCTTTCCCTTCGAACCGGCCCGCAATGCTCTGGCGGGCCGGGTTCGCCCGGCGACTCGGCGAGCATTCCGACGAGCCCGTGACGCCGACGGGACAGCCGGAGAACGCGCGAGCGGAATGGTTCGTCGCCTTCGCGCAAAGCCTCATCGGCGAACGAGAGGACGAGACCCCGGCCGTGCGCAGCCTGTCCAATTTCCGGGCGACCGGCAATCAATGGGGCATTGCCGCCGCTCTTGTCACTCGCGCCCAGCACGCGCTGATCCGCAGTGATCTGACTGCCCTGGCCGAGTACGGCGAGCAGAGCATGGCGCTGTTCACCGAGCTCGGTGACCGCTGGGGGCAGGTGCAGGCGACCCAGATGCTCGGCCGCCATGCCGAGATCGTCGGGGACTACGACCGGGCGAGACGCCTGCACCGGGCAGGATTACGGATGGCCGAAGAGCTCGAGCTGTGGACCGAGTTGTCGGACAAGCTCTCCGCGCTCGGCCGGATCGCCCTGCTGACCGGCGACCTCGCGCATGCCGACGAATTGCACCGGCGGGCAATGCGATTGGCCGCCGAACACGGCTACCAGCTGGGCGAGGAGTTCGCGGAGCTCGGGCTGGCCATCGCTGCCAGGCGGCGCGGTGACCTGGATGCCGCCGAAACGCATTTGCGGCGCTGGCTGCCATGGGAGGGACAGCTCGACTCCGATTTCGGGATCGCCTTCATCATGGCCGAACTGGGATTCATCGCCGAGTTGCGCGGTGACGCGCAGGCCGCACGCACGCTCCACCTGTCCGGCCTATCGGCCGCGCGGCAGACCGGTGATCCGCGCGCGGTCGCGCTCGCCTTGGAGGGTTTGGCCGGCGCCGAGGCCCTGACCGGCCGACCGGAGGCGGCGGCCCAACTCCTCGGTGCGGCCGAAAGGACGCGGATCGCTGTCGGGGCGCCGCTACCGGGCGCGGAACGCGGCGATGTCGAGCGGATCATGGCGCTCGTGCGCGCCGAACTCAGCGAAACGGCGTTCGAGGCGGCGTTCCGAAAGGGTGCCGACGACCCGGCGGCGACCATTCCAGAGGAAATCTGA
- a CDS encoding NADPH-dependent FMN reductase, with the protein MNQEPLRMAILTERSGVAAAERFAEYAASRTEFETDVIDLSLACLPAAPGDGHAVRDLAPWLAGADAFVVATAEVNRGYPGAVKNAIDCFAAEWRGKPVGFVAYGTPAGGRSAVEQLRSVFTSLHAMTVPDVVGDPFRADAAERMIDQLIWWGRALRAARPYLS; encoded by the coding sequence ATGAACCAAGAGCCACTGCGGATGGCGATCCTCACCGAACGCTCCGGTGTCGCCGCCGCCGAGCGATTCGCCGAATATGCGGCGAGCCGTACCGAATTCGAGACGGACGTCATCGATCTGTCGCTGGCCTGTCTCCCGGCGGCGCCGGGCGATGGGCACGCCGTGCGCGATCTCGCGCCCTGGCTGGCCGGCGCCGACGCTTTCGTCGTGGCGACGGCCGAAGTCAATCGCGGCTATCCGGGCGCGGTCAAGAACGCCATCGACTGTTTCGCGGCGGAATGGCGAGGCAAACCGGTGGGATTCGTCGCCTATGGCACGCCGGCCGGGGGCCGGTCCGCGGTGGAACAGCTCCGGTCGGTCTTCACCAGCCTGCATGCCATGACCGTCCCCGATGTCGTCGGTGATCCCTTCCGGGCCGACGCCGCCGAACGAATGATCGACCAGCTCATCTGGTGGGGCCGCGCCCTGCGCGCCGCCCGTCCTTACCTCTCGTGA
- a CDS encoding MFS transporter, translating to MSTGVSTEVRAGTREWLGLTVLLLPTVLLFLAMTVLFLATPYIAADLGASSTEVLWINDIYGFVMAGLLVTMGTLGDRIGRRRLLLTGSLIFGAASLFAAFAPTIEAMIGARALMGLGAAALMPSTLSLISTMFQNEKQRATAIGMWAAAVSAGVALGPLVGGLLLEAFGWGAAFLIGVPVTLLVLIAAPLLIPEYRTAKAARLDLPSVVLSMTAVLPIVYGIKEFAKAGLGPVPVVALLAGLAFGVVFVRRQGQLASPLLDVRLFANRTFSGAVGVFLLAAIGLGGIYLLFTQYLQQVAGLSPLTAGLAILPAALLLIVVSTVTPTLARHVQPAYLITAGLLLSAIGYLVLTQVDSVAGLPVLLTGFYILYPGIAPAMALVPGMLIGAAPPEKAGEASAVNSTAADLGTSLGIAIVGSVGTAVYRGTMSEGTPADESLTDALAVAQNLPGAAGEALIATARMAFTSGLNVAAVAAAVLALTGAIVSVTLLRKPAQLTQV from the coding sequence ATGTCAACCGGTGTTTCCACCGAAGTGCGAGCCGGAACGCGCGAATGGCTGGGCCTGACGGTCCTGCTGTTGCCGACCGTGCTCCTGTTCCTGGCCATGACCGTACTCTTCCTGGCCACCCCCTATATCGCCGCCGACCTGGGGGCGAGCAGTACCGAGGTGCTGTGGATCAACGACATCTACGGCTTCGTCATGGCCGGATTATTGGTCACCATGGGCACCCTCGGCGACCGGATCGGCCGCCGCCGCCTGCTGCTGACCGGTTCGCTGATCTTCGGCGCCGCATCGCTGTTCGCCGCATTCGCACCCACCATCGAAGCGATGATCGGCGCTCGGGCGCTGATGGGATTGGGCGCCGCCGCGCTGATGCCGTCGACCTTGTCCTTGATCAGCACCATGTTCCAGAACGAGAAGCAGCGAGCGACCGCGATCGGCATGTGGGCCGCCGCGGTGTCCGCGGGAGTGGCGCTCGGTCCGCTGGTCGGCGGTCTACTGCTGGAGGCGTTCGGGTGGGGTGCGGCCTTCCTGATCGGCGTGCCCGTCACGCTGCTGGTGCTGATCGCGGCGCCGCTGCTGATCCCGGAGTATCGGACGGCGAAAGCCGCACGGCTCGACCTGCCCAGTGTGGTCCTGTCGATGACCGCGGTGCTGCCGATCGTGTACGGCATCAAGGAGTTCGCCAAGGCCGGCCTGGGACCGGTCCCCGTCGTCGCCCTGTTGGCCGGCCTCGCGTTCGGCGTGGTGTTCGTCCGCAGGCAGGGCCAGTTGGCTAGCCCACTACTGGATGTGCGGTTGTTCGCCAACCGGACCTTCAGCGGTGCGGTCGGTGTCTTCTTGCTCGCGGCGATCGGCCTAGGCGGGATCTACCTGCTGTTCACGCAGTATCTGCAGCAGGTAGCGGGGCTGTCGCCGCTCACCGCGGGACTGGCCATCTTGCCCGCGGCGCTGCTGCTGATCGTCGTCTCCACCGTGACGCCGACCCTCGCACGCCACGTGCAGCCCGCCTACCTGATCACCGCGGGACTACTGCTGTCCGCGATCGGCTACCTGGTGCTCACCCAGGTGGACAGCGTTGCCGGACTGCCTGTGCTGCTCACCGGCTTCTACATCCTCTACCCCGGTATCGCTCCGGCCATGGCACTCGTCCCCGGGATGCTGATCGGCGCGGCCCCGCCGGAGAAGGCGGGCGAGGCGTCGGCGGTCAACAGCACCGCCGCGGATCTCGGCACCTCGCTGGGGATCGCGATCGTTGGCAGCGTCGGCACGGCCGTCTACCGCGGCACGATGTCGGAGGGCACACCGGCCGACGAGAGCCTGACCGATGCGCTCGCGGTTGCGCAGAACCTGCCGGGCGCCGCAGGTGAAGCGCTGATCGCTACCGCCCGTATGGCATTCACCTCCGGTTTGAACGTCGCCGCTGTCGCCGCCGCCGTTCTCGCGCTGACCGGTGCGATCGTGTCGGTGACGCTGCTGCGCAAGCCCGCCCAACTCACACAGGTCTGA
- a CDS encoding pyridoxamine 5'-phosphate oxidase family protein yields the protein MTTTVQSFNDIRDEFDAYIGDIVYSTMVTVDSKGRPRSRVLIPVWELVDGNPVGWLATYPTPVKEAHLAANPHTTFSYWTRKQNQVHADTLADWVPFDDLTTRQHVWDLYEQTSPKGAGYPLGNFWNGIEDPKLRILRLAPWRIQVIRGRDLRSKMWKSTAQN from the coding sequence ATGACCACCACAGTGCAGTCTTTCAACGACATCCGCGACGAGTTCGACGCCTACATCGGCGACATCGTCTACTCCACCATGGTCACTGTCGACAGTAAGGGCCGACCACGTTCCAGGGTCTTGATCCCGGTGTGGGAACTCGTCGACGGGAACCCGGTCGGCTGGCTGGCCACCTACCCGACCCCGGTCAAGGAGGCGCACCTGGCCGCGAACCCGCACACGACCTTCTCGTACTGGACCAGGAAACAGAACCAGGTGCACGCGGACACGCTCGCCGACTGGGTGCCGTTCGACGACCTCACGACCAGGCAGCACGTCTGGGACCTGTACGAGCAGACCAGCCCGAAAGGCGCGGGGTATCCCCTGGGCAATTTCTGGAACGGCATCGAGGACCCGAAGCTGCGCATCCTCCGCCTGGCACCATGGCGGATCCAAGTAATCCGTGGCCGCGACCTGCGCAGCAAGATGTGGAAGTCCACAGCCCAAAACTGA
- a CDS encoding VOC family protein, whose protein sequence is MDATDQRGTRTERGTIQRMDNIAIVVEDLAAATAFFAALGLELEGQATVEGSEVDRLIGLEGVRSDIAMMRMPDGHGRLELTKYQTPTVRDGDPHAPANTLGLHRIMFAVEDIDDVLDRLRPHGAELLGEVVQYENSYRLCYLRGPAGILVALAEQIE, encoded by the coding sequence ATGGACGCGACCGATCAGCGAGGCACCCGAACCGAGCGCGGGACTATCCAGCGGATGGACAACATCGCCATCGTTGTCGAGGATTTGGCGGCTGCTACGGCGTTTTTCGCCGCGCTCGGGCTGGAGCTGGAGGGCCAGGCGACCGTCGAGGGCAGCGAGGTGGATCGTCTCATCGGGCTCGAGGGTGTCCGATCGGATATCGCGATGATGCGCATGCCGGACGGACATGGACGGCTCGAGCTGACCAAGTATCAGACGCCGACGGTCCGAGACGGTGATCCGCACGCTCCGGCGAACACGCTTGGCTTGCATCGGATCATGTTCGCCGTCGAAGACATCGACGACGTCCTCGACCGCTTGCGGCCGCACGGCGCCGAGCTGCTCGGCGAGGTGGTGCAGTACGAGAACAGCTACCGGCTCTGCTACCTCCGAGGCCCCGCGGGCATCCTCGTCGCGCTGGCCGAGCAGATCGAGTAA
- a CDS encoding peptidylprolyl isomerase translates to MQGNHGDVGSGPQYGGQPTHAPGGVPPWGGNPGPVHGFPQQGQQYYGGQFPGGRPPRNNVPWILGVIGSVAVVLIAGVGLFALSRSNDDNGAAPTTAPTSSTTATASLAEAGLPAAKPKAALVSCAYTDTAEPAAKPVTKPKQVEVTTTGADAKVSMSMQTSTGSVGLALNKAESPCTVNSFVSLVKQKYFDGTSCHRMTTGQGLKVLQCGDPTGTGMGGPGYQFANEYPTDQFTVSDPSAQIPVDYKRGVLAMANAGPGTNGSQFFIVFGDSQLPPQYTIFGTVNASGLATLDKIAAGGSDDSNGPDDGKPKIPVKIESIQLGN, encoded by the coding sequence GTGCAGGGCAATCACGGTGATGTGGGTAGCGGTCCGCAATATGGCGGTCAGCCGACACATGCGCCCGGCGGCGTGCCGCCGTGGGGCGGGAATCCGGGACCGGTCCATGGTTTTCCGCAACAGGGTCAGCAGTATTACGGTGGGCAATTCCCGGGCGGGCGGCCGCCGCGCAACAACGTCCCGTGGATTTTGGGCGTAATCGGTTCTGTCGCAGTGGTTTTGATCGCCGGGGTCGGGCTCTTCGCGCTGAGCAGGAGCAACGACGACAATGGTGCCGCGCCGACGACCGCGCCGACATCGTCGACTACCGCGACAGCGTCCCTGGCCGAGGCCGGCCTGCCTGCCGCGAAACCCAAAGCGGCTCTGGTCAGCTGCGCCTACACCGACACCGCCGAGCCGGCCGCTAAGCCGGTCACCAAGCCCAAGCAGGTCGAGGTAACCACCACGGGAGCCGACGCCAAGGTCAGCATGAGTATGCAGACCAGTACGGGTTCGGTCGGGCTCGCCCTGAACAAAGCCGAATCGCCGTGCACGGTCAACAGTTTCGTCAGCTTGGTCAAGCAGAAGTACTTCGACGGCACCTCCTGCCACCGGATGACCACCGGCCAGGGCCTGAAGGTGCTGCAGTGCGGTGACCCGACCGGCACTGGAATGGGCGGTCCCGGTTACCAGTTCGCCAACGAGTACCCGACCGATCAATTCACGGTGAGTGATCCGAGCGCGCAAATCCCCGTCGACTACAAGCGCGGCGTGCTCGCCATGGCCAACGCCGGCCCCGGCACCAACGGCAGCCAGTTCTTCATCGTCTTCGGCGACTCCCAGTTGCCACCGCAGTACACGATCTTCGGCACGGTAAACGCCAGCGGCCTGGCCACCTTGGACAAGATCGCCGCAGGCGGTAGTGACGATTCGAACGGCCCCGACGACGGCAAGCCCAAGATTCCGGTGAAGATCGAGTCGATTCAGCTGGGCAACTGA
- a CDS encoding class I SAM-dependent methyltransferase encodes MPDPMHFDLHAEVYDRGRPDYPEALWARLQGLGLLNPGVRVVELGAGSGLATGRLLQAGAVVTAVEPGAALAERLRERWPEADVEIGTAESVPLAVGAFDLAVAATAVHWFDLDVVLPKLHRALALGGHFVVWRNAFGDPSMPLTPFRERVAEITARRVDHMPRSAPGELDTDRWVDRLTRDGHFGATHIEEFSWSITMRADQIHDLFTTFSDWNVTEVDEAAQAVRDLGGAVVEHYVTPLIVLRRATQ; translated from the coding sequence ATGCCCGATCCGATGCATTTCGATCTCCACGCCGAGGTGTACGACCGCGGCAGGCCCGACTACCCGGAGGCGCTGTGGGCTCGGCTGCAGGGGCTCGGGCTCTTGAATCCCGGCGTTCGGGTGGTCGAACTGGGTGCAGGTTCCGGCTTGGCAACCGGGCGACTGCTTCAAGCCGGAGCTGTCGTGACGGCCGTCGAGCCGGGTGCGGCTCTGGCCGAGCGGCTCCGGGAGCGCTGGCCCGAGGCGGATGTGGAGATCGGGACCGCGGAGTCCGTACCGCTGGCGGTCGGCGCCTTCGATCTCGCGGTCGCGGCGACGGCGGTGCACTGGTTCGATCTGGATGTGGTCCTGCCCAAACTACATCGCGCGCTGGCGCTCGGCGGCCATTTTGTGGTGTGGCGCAATGCCTTCGGTGATCCGTCGATGCCGTTGACGCCGTTCCGGGAACGGGTCGCCGAGATCACGGCCCGCCGTGTCGACCACATGCCGCGATCCGCTCCCGGGGAGCTCGACACCGACAGATGGGTGGATCGCCTGACCCGAGACGGGCACTTCGGCGCTACCCACATCGAAGAGTTCTCATGGTCGATCACAATGCGCGCCGACCAGATCCACGACCTGTTCACCACGTTCAGCGACTGGAACGTGACGGAGGTGGACGAGGCAGCGCAGGCCGTACGCGATCTCGGCGGTGCGGTGGTCGAACACTATGTCACTCCGCTGATCGTGCTCAGACGTGCAACGCAGTGA
- a CDS encoding MAB_1171c family putative transporter has protein sequence MASLIPGFLAWPMPVCIAAVAVGRLVLCHDTVLDRIINQLFAWGAAGMLLFRFASGPDSPGPQLELALGCAAMTTAHLYALACIRRSGYDPDALRRRLWLSGSIALMSTVALVIAGAAARSDGLPLDMSRTGDGLAIAAAVTPIVFNTVVWFRMLLREFSMTDLTATEAVAGVGIILSIAFALGIQLVSALQLATGWPHLGPHLPRAELAFTVCVMVSAIAPAFPVARAFIRAVRLDSAGRACRRLDPLWRDLTAAVPEIVMRPAPDADPATRAFRMTVEIRDALIHLAPYMPAENTYGVEDYAHRIACAARARTAGHAPAYELTAPRVPLGSSDFDTDFRQLLDLSRAWSSRRPESPLQLARRPVRPARYAASGWWPHRDRDRRRAGRADSEVHQTAVTRLRTQ, from the coding sequence GTGGCATCGTTGATTCCTGGGTTCCTCGCGTGGCCTATGCCCGTCTGCATCGCGGCCGTCGCGGTGGGCCGCCTAGTGCTCTGCCATGACACGGTCCTGGATCGAATCATCAACCAGCTCTTCGCCTGGGGTGCGGCGGGCATGCTGCTCTTCCGGTTCGCGTCGGGACCGGACTCCCCCGGTCCCCAGTTGGAGCTGGCGCTGGGCTGCGCTGCGATGACGACGGCCCACCTCTACGCCCTGGCGTGTATCCGCCGCAGCGGCTACGACCCGGATGCCCTGCGGCGGCGGCTGTGGCTGAGCGGCAGCATCGCCCTGATGTCGACGGTCGCGCTGGTGATCGCGGGTGCGGCGGCGCGCAGCGATGGACTACCGCTCGATATGAGCCGGACGGGAGACGGGCTCGCCATCGCAGCCGCGGTCACGCCGATCGTGTTCAACACCGTGGTCTGGTTTCGGATGCTGCTGCGCGAATTCAGCATGACCGACCTCACCGCGACGGAGGCGGTCGCTGGTGTGGGCATAATCCTGAGCATTGCGTTCGCCTTGGGCATTCAGCTCGTGTCCGCACTGCAACTGGCCACCGGGTGGCCGCATCTCGGACCGCATCTGCCGCGGGCCGAGCTGGCGTTCACGGTGTGCGTCATGGTCAGCGCCATCGCGCCCGCGTTCCCGGTCGCGAGGGCGTTCATCCGTGCCGTGCGACTGGACTCCGCGGGGCGGGCCTGTCGCCGACTGGACCCGCTGTGGCGGGACCTCACGGCCGCGGTCCCAGAGATAGTGATGCGCCCGGCGCCCGACGCCGATCCAGCCACGCGAGCCTTCCGGATGACCGTCGAAATTCGGGACGCGCTGATACATCTCGCGCCCTACATGCCCGCCGAGAACACCTACGGCGTCGAGGATTACGCGCACCGGATCGCATGCGCGGCGCGAGCACGCACGGCGGGTCACGCCCCGGCCTACGAGCTGACGGCGCCGCGAGTGCCCCTCGGTAGCAGCGATTTCGATACCGACTTCCGGCAACTGCTCGACTTGTCGCGAGCATGGTCGTCGCGGCGTCCGGAAAGCCCGCTACAGCTGGCACGCCGACCGGTCCGGCCGGCGCGGTATGCGGCATCAGGTTGGTGGCCCCACCGGGATCGAGACCGGCGCCGAGCCGGCCGAGCGGATTCCGAAGTTCATCAGACTGCGGTGACGCGGCTACGAACTCAGTAG
- a CDS encoding XdhC/CoxI family protein — protein MLDELIRLLPHGPVALARVVDATGGGPREPGAAMILTSTGEVLGSVSGGCVEAAVLDSAAQVLATGQPVTDRFGYADGDGIEVGLTCGGEMEIFVQRIDSTLADLLAELRDDIAAGRPVAQVTTLDTDAQWKLLRPGECEPWRGVDRDARALLEVGRSGIVCTEECGNDPAPRPRVFVHTFATPARMILAGANDFVRALSRTGRQLGYRVTVVDARETFATPARFPAAHEVVVDWPHRYLTAELAAGRVDRRTVVCVLTHDNKFDVPMLAAALGTSDIGFVGALGSRRTHAERTERLRAAGVTSPELARLKSPLGLDLNARTPDETAISIAAQILAERGRGSARPLSATRGPLHY, from the coding sequence ATGCTCGATGAGTTGATCAGGCTGCTGCCCCACGGCCCGGTGGCTTTGGCGCGGGTCGTGGATGCCACCGGAGGGGGTCCACGGGAACCTGGGGCCGCGATGATCCTCACCAGCACGGGCGAGGTATTGGGATCGGTCTCGGGCGGTTGCGTCGAAGCCGCTGTGCTCGACTCCGCCGCGCAAGTGCTGGCGACCGGGCAACCGGTCACCGACCGGTTCGGCTACGCCGACGGCGATGGCATCGAGGTCGGACTGACCTGCGGGGGCGAGATGGAGATCTTCGTCCAGCGCATCGACAGCACCCTCGCCGACCTGCTCGCTGAGTTGCGCGACGACATCGCGGCGGGTCGTCCGGTGGCGCAGGTGACCACGCTCGACACCGACGCCCAATGGAAACTGCTGCGCCCGGGAGAATGCGAGCCCTGGCGCGGCGTCGACCGTGACGCACGAGCCCTGCTCGAGGTTGGACGCAGCGGAATTGTCTGCACCGAAGAGTGCGGCAATGACCCGGCACCGCGCCCACGAGTGTTCGTGCACACCTTCGCCACCCCCGCGCGGATGATCCTGGCCGGAGCAAATGACTTCGTGCGGGCACTGAGCCGGACCGGCCGCCAACTCGGCTACCGGGTAACGGTGGTCGACGCACGCGAAACCTTCGCCACCCCCGCTCGTTTCCCTGCCGCGCACGAAGTGGTCGTGGACTGGCCGCACCGATATCTGACAGCGGAACTCGCCGCCGGACGGGTTGACCGGCGCACCGTGGTCTGCGTGCTCACCCACGACAACAAGTTCGATGTTCCGATGCTCGCGGCGGCACTCGGAACAAGCGATATCGGATTCGTCGGCGCCCTCGGCTCACGGCGTACGCACGCCGAACGAACTGAACGACTCCGGGCCGCCGGGGTCACCAGCCCCGAACTCGCGCGCCTGAAAAGTCCACTGGGCCTTGATCTCAACGCCCGCACCCCAGACGAAACCGCGATATCTATCGCAGCGCAGATCCTGGCCGAACGCGGCCGCGGATCCGCCCGTCCACTCAGCGCAACCCGCGGCCCCCTGCACTACTGA